The sequence below is a genomic window from Halosolutus gelatinilyticus.
GCCGGTCCGCCAGAGTCGGGCGGGGAATCGAGATCGGGATTCGACATTCACACGCATATCCGAGACGAACACGAAAAGCGCGTCGACCCGAGGCGGGGCCGTCCGCAACGAGACTGGATCGAGGGCGTTCGTGCCGTGTCTCAGACCCCGAACGTCGCCCGAAGCATGTCGCGGGTGCCCGGGCCGAGGCCGACCGCGACGACGACGATCATGAACAGGTAGGCGTACTGTGGGCTCTCATCGAAGAATTCCCTGTCGAAGAGGCCGATCACGAGCACTGCCGCGGCGATCTTCACGAGCAGGAACGGCCACGCCGCCCCGGTCACGGCGACGACTTCGGGGGGAAGGATCGCGCCCGTGTACTCAACGATCGCCGCGTTGACGGGGTGTTTTGGGACCAGGTTGTTCGGGAGGCCGAAGGCGGTCGCCCAGTCGAGGCCGATCACGTTCGCGACGCCGTCGATCGCGTGCGCCCAGATGACGACGATCCCCATGTACCGCGTGCCGCGGTTGATATCGGGAGCGATCCGCTCGATCGCGATCCACGTGATCGCCGTCACGACCGTCGCGCCGACGAGCGTCGTGACGAGGAGGAGCGGATACGTCGTCGCGTACTCCTCAGTTGCGGCGGTGTAGCCGAGGTAGCCGACCGTAACCGCGAGACAGGTGCCGCCGATCGCCGCGAGCGGGTACTCGTAACCCGGGACGTAGTCGTTCCGGTCGAGCCAGACCGAGACCACCACCGCCACCAGCGCGATCAGGAAGACGGTGAAGTAGATCAGCGGGCTGATTAGAAACCCGACCCACGGGAGGCCGATCGCGAGTTCGCCGGTCTCGCGGTAGGCGGCGACGTT
It includes:
- a CDS encoding DUF63 family protein, coding for MDEYIERYGAERLWAATVAVLAAGVALAALAFPQRIYVDLIWQYYWGPVVADAHGWSCIAWADGQQVHCNDAPAGAGPTAAPGYTFVSYAGYIPTLILMAIGVIFLIQRLEIERYRAGFYGLFPFFLFGGALRVVEDANVAAYRETGELAIGLPWVGFLISPLIYFTVFLIALVAVVVSVWLDRNDYVPGYEYPLAAIGGTCLAVTVGYLGYTAATEEYATTYPLLLVTTLVGATVVTAITWIAIERIAPDINRGTRYMGIVVIWAHAIDGVANVIGLDWATAFGLPNNLVPKHPVNAAIVEYTGAILPPEVVAVTGAAWPFLLVKIAAAVLVIGLFDREFFDESPQYAYLFMIVVVAVGLGPGTRDMLRATFGV